Proteins co-encoded in one Hymenobacter swuensis DY53 genomic window:
- the rlmD gene encoding 23S rRNA (uracil(1939)-C(5))-methyltransferase RlmD — protein sequence MRKSVKNIPAELLREVEITDMVAEGKCLVRRENLVIFVTQVAPGDVVDLRVTKAKKNFLEAVPTHFHKYSELRVQPFCEHFGTCGGCKWQHLGYETQLKFKHQQVADTLQRIGKVALPEILPIQPSPDQTYYRNKLEYTFSHNGWLTNEQIASGHNYERRVLGFHTPGRFDKILDINHCWLQPDPSNQIRLAVRDYALEHDLPFNNLVTQEGFLRNLIIRTANTGDLMVILQCYYAHDALVPLLDYLHERFPQITSLNYVLNDKGNETFHDLEVVCYKGEPHIHEEMEGLRFRVGPKSFYQTNSDGAFNLYKITRDFAQLTGTELVYDLYTGAGTIANFVARQAKHVVGVEYVESAVKDAYINSEINGTTNTEFYAGDMKDVLNAEFIQKHGRPDVVITDPPRAGMHPDVVARLLEMRAPRIVYVSCNPGTQARDLELLDEAYKVVKVQPVDMFPHTHHVENVVLLELR from the coding sequence GTGAGGAAATCAGTTAAAAACATCCCGGCGGAACTGCTCCGCGAAGTCGAAATCACCGACATGGTGGCCGAGGGCAAGTGCCTGGTGCGCCGCGAGAACCTGGTCATCTTTGTCACGCAAGTGGCCCCCGGCGACGTGGTGGACCTGCGCGTGACCAAGGCCAAAAAGAACTTTCTGGAAGCCGTGCCCACGCACTTCCACAAGTACTCCGAGCTGCGCGTGCAGCCGTTCTGCGAGCATTTCGGCACCTGCGGCGGCTGCAAGTGGCAGCACCTGGGCTACGAAACCCAGCTCAAGTTCAAGCACCAGCAGGTGGCCGACACGCTGCAGCGCATCGGCAAAGTGGCCCTACCAGAAATCCTGCCGATTCAGCCTTCCCCCGACCAGACCTACTACCGCAACAAGCTGGAGTACACCTTCAGCCACAACGGCTGGCTCACCAACGAGCAGATTGCCAGTGGCCACAACTACGAGCGGCGCGTGCTGGGCTTCCACACCCCCGGCCGCTTCGACAAGATTCTCGACATCAACCACTGCTGGCTGCAGCCCGACCCCAGCAACCAGATCCGGCTGGCCGTGCGCGACTATGCCCTGGAGCACGACCTGCCCTTCAACAACCTCGTGACCCAGGAGGGCTTCCTGCGCAACCTCATCATCCGGACGGCCAACACCGGCGACCTGATGGTGATTTTGCAGTGCTACTACGCCCACGACGCGCTGGTGCCGCTGCTGGACTACCTGCACGAGCGGTTCCCGCAAATCACCTCCCTTAACTACGTGCTCAACGACAAGGGCAACGAAACCTTCCACGATCTGGAAGTGGTGTGCTACAAAGGCGAGCCGCACATTCACGAGGAAATGGAAGGCCTGCGCTTCCGCGTCGGCCCGAAATCCTTCTACCAGACCAACTCCGACGGCGCCTTCAACCTCTACAAAATCACCCGCGACTTCGCCCAGCTCACCGGCACGGAGCTGGTGTATGACCTCTATACCGGGGCCGGCACCATCGCCAACTTTGTGGCCCGGCAGGCCAAGCACGTTGTGGGCGTGGAATATGTGGAATCGGCCGTGAAGGACGCCTACATCAACTCCGAAATCAACGGCACCACCAACACCGAGTTCTACGCCGGCGACATGAAGGACGTGCTCAACGCCGAGTTCATTCAGAAGCACGGCCGCCCCGACGTGGTCATCACCGACCCACCCCGCGCCGGCATGCACCCCGACGTAGTGGCCCGCCTCCTCGAAATGCGCGCCCCCCGCATCGTCTACGTCAGCTGCAACCCCGGCACCCAGGCCCGCGACCTGGAGCTACTGGACGAAGCGTATAAAGTGGTGAAAGTGCAGCCCGTAGACATGTTCCCCCACACCCACCACGTGGAGAATGTGGTGCTGCTGGAGTTGCGGTAA
- a CDS encoding RagB/SusD family nutrient uptake outer membrane protein, whose amino-acid sequence MTFDYKHIFTGASVAALLGLATLVTTSCSKDFIDLNDPTRLPTTEGYSDSLSIQNGVTAAYASLQDLYGKSSANNRGIFVFGEIPSDNSFTVVSGERLNEFNDFTLVSDNPRVQSQWLMTYRTIARCNIILGRAGAIKLTDATRNRYFAEVRFIRALAYFNAVRIWGDVPLVTREIASIAEAYEFGRTPAAQVYTQIEEDLAFAEANLPVAQTGVNLGRATKGAAQGLLGRVLLTQKKYADAATKLRQVIDANTYTLQAAYANIFATSNEMNSEILFAVRYTKGALGLGSAFTTWFMPAYTTAQTTALIGASFTGQQFNTVDTDLVNTFVASGTTDVRAATSYTLPINPTATSTYYTKKYIDTPTTSTDAENDWIVLRYADVLLMYAEAVNEATGPTAQALDAVNRVIRRSRNLPVATANSTVDLPTSTTRETLRTRLELERRLELSFEGHRWFDLVRTDRAIPVMNAFFTRTNSTTRIDQNDLLFPIPIQEIQTNPILTQNPGYN is encoded by the coding sequence ATGACTTTCGACTACAAACACATATTTACCGGGGCCAGCGTAGCGGCGCTGCTGGGCCTTGCTACCCTAGTCACCACCTCGTGCAGCAAAGACTTCATTGACCTGAACGACCCCACCCGCCTGCCCACCACGGAAGGCTACTCCGACTCGCTGAGCATCCAGAACGGAGTAACAGCGGCGTATGCCTCTTTGCAGGATCTGTATGGCAAGTCGTCGGCTAACAACCGAGGCATCTTCGTCTTCGGCGAAATTCCCTCCGACAACAGCTTCACGGTGGTTTCGGGGGAGCGGCTCAACGAGTTCAACGACTTCACCCTGGTCAGTGACAATCCGCGCGTGCAGAGCCAGTGGCTGATGACCTACCGCACCATTGCCCGCTGCAACATTATCCTAGGCCGGGCCGGGGCCATTAAGCTCACCGACGCCACCCGCAACCGCTACTTTGCTGAGGTACGCTTCATCCGGGCGCTGGCCTACTTCAACGCGGTGCGCATCTGGGGTGACGTGCCGCTGGTAACCCGCGAAATTGCCTCTATTGCCGAAGCCTACGAGTTTGGCCGCACCCCGGCCGCGCAGGTGTACACCCAGATTGAAGAAGACCTGGCCTTCGCGGAAGCCAACCTACCCGTTGCGCAAACGGGGGTGAACCTGGGCCGCGCCACGAAAGGGGCCGCGCAGGGCCTGTTGGGTAGGGTACTGCTGACCCAGAAAAAATACGCCGATGCCGCCACCAAGCTGCGCCAGGTTATCGATGCCAACACCTATACCCTGCAAGCTGCGTACGCCAACATCTTCGCCACCAGTAACGAGATGAACAGTGAAATCCTGTTTGCCGTGCGCTACACCAAAGGTGCTTTGGGGTTGGGCAGTGCGTTTACCACCTGGTTTATGCCCGCCTATACCACGGCCCAGACCACGGCTCTGATCGGAGCCTCGTTTACCGGCCAGCAGTTCAACACCGTGGATACGGACCTGGTCAACACCTTTGTGGCCAGCGGCACCACCGATGTGCGGGCCGCCACCTCCTACACGCTGCCCATCAACCCCACGGCAACCAGCACCTACTATACCAAGAAGTACATCGATACGCCTACTACCTCTACCGATGCTGAAAACGACTGGATTGTACTGCGCTATGCCGATGTGCTGCTGATGTATGCGGAGGCCGTGAATGAAGCCACCGGCCCGACCGCGCAGGCCCTGGATGCTGTGAACCGCGTGATTCGCCGCTCCCGCAACCTGCCCGTAGCCACCGCCAACTCCACCGTGGACCTGCCGACCAGTACCACCCGCGAAACACTGCGTACCCGCCTAGAGCTGGAGCGGCGTCTGGAGTTGAGCTTTGAGGGCCACCGTTGGTTTGACCTGGTACGCACCGACCGCGCCATTCCGGTGATGAATGCTTTCTTCACCCGCACCAACAGCACCACCCGCATCGACCAGAACGACCTGCTGTTTCCGATTCCGATTCAGGAAATCCAGACCAACCCCATCCTGACCCAGAATCCGGGCTATAACTAG
- a CDS encoding SusC/RagA family TonB-linked outer membrane protein, producing MTRSLPFSQRWTAAPLVLLPLLGPTLSGPLQAAPVASRPAIAADITIKGRVLDEKGAPLPGVNVVVRGTSNGTQTDPDGRFTLKAPDDATLVFSFIGYLPQEVAVGGRDAVNVTLQPDNKTLSEVVVVGYGVQEKKLLATSISSIQAKDVELIPVASPSEALVGLVAGAQITEPSGEPGQGAVIRIRGLGSITAGNNPLYVVDGYPLNNPDSYYQIPPGDIQSVQILKDAAAAAIYGSRGGNGIVIVTTKRGRADGKTRFNFSANTGVIQVAKKMDLMNRDEFVDYLRESYTNGARTLSPELTTYLNSPGGLPDTDWQDEIFRTGTQQQYQLSASGGTDKGRFYISGGYFKQTGTLKGSGFERFSLRANYDAQLSNKLKLGLSLAPNFTRTDVVPTSGSFNGGNISGGGPSGETGTITAALIMPPIVPTRLANGDYAGLRNGTNNGITNPGDLLSPLAALDLYQDRSNVVRALGSSFLDFEVIKGLNLRTNFGAELINSRRGIYVPATLGTAGNQAANLSNPILNNIDARRINGTNMNWVWENTATYNRTLGTDHNVTLLAGYAAQYNNFEGNTVLGQTGTYTNTNIDYPTAAGQVFGSGLSNNENALTSIFGRFDYSFKERYILTAALRRDGSSRFGPDNRYATFPSLALAWRVAEESFIKQFPTISELKLRASYGVTGNNNIGDYNYQSYQEAANYVLGTGNGARVYGFSPNGVALRNLGWETNTQFDAGFDLGLFRDRIYLTAAAYQRNTTDLLLNRNIPAILGFSSRALANVGEVRNRGLEFQLNTANMVDGNFTWSSSANLTLNRNEVLSLAGANEQITFDAVFGYTSSIRVVPGQPLGVFYGYQQEGIYRDQADIDSSPKWTASNTVVKPGDFKFKDINGDGTINTQDIGVIGNPFPSFTYGLQNNFGYKAFSLSVILQGSQGNDVLYGGDRYTFNAPGGTNARAELTNRWRSPDNPGDGKTPLATTAASLRTQFNSYFIHDASFLRVRNVTLRYNLPTDWANKARLQSASLYTSIQNLYTFTKYIGYNPEANNFGNTTNPTYGVDQGSYPMNRTLTLGVQLGF from the coding sequence ATGACCCGTTCTTTACCTTTTTCCCAGCGCTGGACTGCCGCTCCGCTGGTGTTGCTGCCCCTGCTCGGCCCGACCCTAAGCGGCCCGTTACAGGCCGCGCCGGTAGCCAGCCGCCCGGCCATTGCCGCCGATATTACCATCAAAGGCCGCGTACTGGATGAGAAGGGCGCGCCGCTGCCGGGCGTGAACGTGGTGGTGCGGGGTACCAGCAATGGCACCCAGACTGACCCCGACGGTCGTTTTACCCTCAAGGCCCCCGATGATGCGACGCTGGTGTTCAGCTTTATTGGCTATCTGCCCCAGGAAGTGGCTGTAGGGGGCCGCGACGCGGTAAACGTAACGCTCCAGCCCGATAACAAAACGCTGAGCGAGGTAGTGGTAGTGGGGTACGGCGTGCAGGAGAAAAAGCTCTTGGCTACTTCTATTTCCTCCATTCAGGCCAAGGATGTGGAGCTGATTCCGGTGGCTTCGCCCTCGGAGGCTCTGGTGGGCCTGGTGGCCGGTGCCCAGATTACCGAGCCCTCCGGGGAACCGGGCCAGGGGGCCGTTATCCGTATTCGGGGGCTGGGCTCCATTACGGCCGGCAACAACCCGCTGTACGTGGTGGATGGCTACCCGCTCAACAACCCCGACAGCTACTACCAGATTCCGCCCGGTGATATTCAGTCGGTGCAGATTCTGAAGGACGCGGCGGCGGCGGCTATTTACGGTTCGCGCGGCGGCAACGGCATCGTCATTGTCACCACCAAACGCGGCCGCGCCGATGGCAAGACCCGCTTCAACTTCTCAGCTAATACTGGTGTCATTCAGGTAGCCAAGAAGATGGATCTGATGAACCGAGACGAGTTTGTGGACTACCTGCGGGAGTCTTACACCAACGGGGCCCGCACCCTCTCGCCGGAGCTGACAACGTACCTCAACTCGCCGGGCGGCCTGCCTGATACCGACTGGCAGGATGAGATATTTCGCACCGGTACGCAGCAGCAGTACCAGCTGTCGGCCTCGGGCGGCACCGATAAAGGCCGTTTTTACATCTCGGGAGGCTACTTCAAGCAAACGGGCACTCTGAAAGGCTCGGGCTTCGAGCGTTTCTCGCTGCGTGCCAACTATGATGCGCAGCTGAGTAACAAGCTGAAGCTGGGCCTGAGCCTGGCGCCCAATTTCACCCGCACCGATGTGGTACCTACTTCGGGCAGCTTCAACGGCGGCAACATCTCGGGGGGCGGCCCGAGCGGCGAAACCGGCACCATCACGGCCGCCCTGATTATGCCGCCCATTGTGCCTACCCGCCTGGCCAACGGCGACTACGCCGGCCTGCGCAATGGCACCAACAACGGCATCACTAATCCCGGCGACCTGCTGAGTCCTTTGGCCGCGCTGGATCTGTACCAGGACCGCTCCAACGTGGTGCGCGCCCTGGGTTCTTCGTTCCTGGATTTTGAGGTCATCAAGGGCCTGAATCTGCGTACCAACTTCGGGGCTGAGCTGATTAACTCGCGGCGCGGGATTTATGTGCCGGCCACACTGGGTACGGCTGGCAACCAGGCCGCCAACCTCTCCAATCCTATCCTGAACAACATTGACGCGCGCCGCATCAACGGCACCAACATGAACTGGGTGTGGGAAAATACGGCGACCTACAACCGCACCCTCGGCACCGACCATAACGTGACCCTGCTGGCAGGCTATGCCGCGCAATACAATAACTTCGAGGGCAACACAGTGCTGGGCCAGACGGGCACCTACACCAACACGAATATCGACTACCCGACTGCTGCCGGCCAGGTGTTCGGGAGTGGCCTGAGCAACAACGAAAACGCGCTGACCTCAATATTTGGCCGCTTCGACTACTCGTTTAAGGAACGTTACATTCTGACGGCAGCCCTGCGCCGCGACGGTAGCTCCCGCTTCGGGCCCGACAATCGCTACGCCACGTTCCCCTCGCTGGCGTTGGCCTGGCGCGTGGCGGAGGAGAGCTTCATCAAGCAGTTTCCAACCATCAGTGAGTTGAAGCTGCGCGCCTCCTACGGCGTCACCGGCAACAACAACATCGGCGACTACAACTACCAGAGCTACCAGGAGGCGGCCAACTATGTGCTGGGTACCGGCAACGGAGCCCGCGTGTACGGCTTCTCGCCTAACGGCGTGGCCCTGCGCAATCTGGGCTGGGAAACCAATACGCAGTTTGACGCAGGCTTCGACCTGGGCCTGTTTCGGGACCGGATTTACTTGACAGCGGCCGCTTATCAGCGCAACACCACCGACCTGCTGCTGAACCGCAACATCCCCGCCATTCTGGGCTTCTCGTCGCGGGCCCTGGCCAACGTGGGCGAGGTGCGCAACCGGGGCCTGGAGTTCCAGCTGAACACGGCCAACATGGTGGATGGTAATTTCACCTGGAGTTCCTCGGCCAACCTGACCCTGAACCGCAACGAAGTGCTGTCCCTGGCTGGTGCTAATGAGCAGATTACCTTCGACGCCGTATTTGGCTACACCAGTTCCATTCGGGTGGTGCCGGGCCAGCCGCTGGGCGTGTTCTACGGTTACCAGCAGGAAGGCATCTACCGCGACCAAGCCGATATTGACAGCAGTCCGAAGTGGACGGCCAGCAATACGGTGGTGAAGCCCGGCGACTTCAAGTTCAAGGACATCAACGGCGACGGCACCATCAATACCCAGGATATTGGCGTTATCGGCAACCCCTTCCCCAGCTTCACCTACGGCCTGCAGAACAACTTCGGATACAAGGCCTTCTCGCTGAGCGTTATCCTGCAAGGCTCCCAGGGCAATGATGTACTGTACGGCGGCGACCGGTACACCTTCAACGCACCCGGCGGCACCAACGCCCGCGCTGAGCTGACCAACCGTTGGCGCAGCCCCGACAACCCCGGCGACGGCAAAACGCCGCTGGCTACCACCGCTGCCTCTCTGCGCACCCAGTTCAACTCCTACTTCATCCACGATGCCTCGTTCCTGCGGGTGCGCAACGTGACGTTGCGCTATAACCTGCCAACGGACTGGGCTAACAAAGCCCGGCTGCAAAGCGCCAGCCTCTACACCAGCATCCAGAACCTGTACACATTCACGAAGTACATCGGGTACAATCCGGAGGCCAACAACTTCGGCAACACCACTAACCCCACTTACGGCGTCGACCAGGGTTCCTACCCCATGAACCGTACCCTTACGCTGGGCGTGCAGCTGGGCTTTTAA
- the thiL gene encoding thiamine-phosphate kinase, with product MTPLDKVGEFGLIRRIQETVQLQQPSTILGIGDDAAILAPPAGQEVVISTDLLVEGVHFDLTFCPLKHLGYKAVAVNVSDVAAMNALPTQIVVALSVPSRFSVEAVEELYEGIRLACEAYNVDVVGGDTTGSRSGLTIGITALGLAEAGKAVRRSGAGPNDLLCVTGDLGGAYLGLQVLEREKQAWQADPETQPELGKYPYVLQRQLRPEARMDVVHELRDLGVVPTSMIDISDGLASEVLHLCAASGTGARVFTENLPIANPTLEVAEEFNLDPIMCMLNGGEDYELLFTVPLSDHDKIKNHPDITIIGHMVDKSEGANLITKAGQPIPLRAQGFNHFE from the coding sequence ATGACCCCTTTGGATAAAGTAGGCGAGTTCGGGTTGATTCGCCGGATTCAGGAAACCGTGCAGTTGCAGCAGCCCAGCACCATCCTCGGCATCGGCGACGATGCGGCTATCCTCGCGCCCCCGGCCGGGCAGGAAGTAGTCATCAGCACCGACCTGCTGGTGGAAGGCGTGCATTTCGACCTCACGTTCTGCCCCCTCAAGCACCTGGGCTACAAAGCCGTGGCCGTGAACGTATCGGACGTGGCGGCCATGAACGCGTTGCCCACCCAGATTGTGGTGGCCCTAAGCGTGCCCTCGCGCTTCTCGGTAGAAGCCGTGGAGGAACTCTACGAAGGTATTCGGCTGGCCTGCGAAGCCTACAACGTGGACGTAGTGGGCGGCGACACCACCGGCAGCCGCTCGGGCCTGACCATCGGCATCACGGCCCTCGGCCTGGCTGAAGCCGGCAAAGCCGTGCGCCGCAGCGGCGCCGGCCCCAACGACCTGCTCTGCGTAACCGGCGACCTGGGCGGGGCCTACCTGGGCCTGCAGGTGCTGGAGCGCGAAAAGCAAGCCTGGCAGGCCGACCCCGAAACCCAGCCCGAGCTCGGCAAATACCCCTACGTGCTGCAGCGCCAACTGCGCCCTGAGGCACGCATGGACGTGGTGCACGAGCTGCGCGACCTGGGTGTGGTGCCCACCAGCATGATTGACATTTCCGACGGGCTGGCCTCCGAGGTGCTGCACCTGTGCGCCGCCAGCGGCACCGGGGCCCGCGTGTTCACGGAGAACCTGCCCATTGCCAACCCCACGCTGGAAGTGGCCGAGGAGTTCAACCTCGACCCCATCATGTGCATGCTCAACGGCGGCGAGGACTACGAGCTGCTGTTCACGGTGCCCCTGTCAGACCACGACAAAATCAAGAACCACCCCGACATCACCATCATCGGCCACATGGTGGACAAGAGCGAAGGCGCAAACCTCATTACCAAAGCTGGTCAGCCCATCCCGCTGCGGGCCCAGGGGTTCAACCACTTCGAGTAG
- a CDS encoding LacI family DNA-binding transcriptional regulator produces the protein MPPVNLKRLAQELNLSIATVSRALQDSHEVSAQTKERVKALADELGYQPNAYASSLRRNISKTIGVVIPEVNNHFFSLAINGIEEVARQNGYHVLIYLTHDDYEREVDITQYLTGGRVDGLLMSVASGSQDFGHLQKLYASKPAIVFFDRVCDALSTANVTTNDYESGYLATKHLLDAGCRHIAHLLLSGNLSIGRMRMQGYQAALQENGLPFDETLVLTGYGDDEQNTELITNLLRSRPEIDGIFASVERLAISSYQACHNLGRAIPETIKIIGFSNLGVASLLAPALTTITQPAYEIGKEAARILLRAIEKKKPILPSQSLTLKSELFARKSTARE, from the coding sequence ATGCCCCCAGTAAATTTAAAGCGACTTGCGCAGGAGCTGAACCTGTCTATTGCCACGGTTTCGCGGGCCCTGCAGGATAGTCATGAAGTATCGGCGCAGACCAAAGAGCGGGTGAAGGCCCTGGCCGATGAGCTGGGCTACCAGCCCAACGCCTACGCCAGCAGCCTGCGCCGCAACATCAGCAAAACCATCGGCGTCGTTATTCCAGAGGTTAACAACCACTTCTTTTCCCTGGCCATCAACGGCATCGAGGAAGTGGCCCGCCAGAACGGCTACCACGTCCTCATTTACCTCACCCACGACGATTATGAGCGAGAAGTGGACATTACGCAGTACCTCACCGGCGGCCGGGTAGATGGGCTGCTGATGTCGGTAGCCAGTGGCAGCCAGGATTTCGGGCATTTGCAGAAGCTGTATGCCAGCAAGCCCGCCATTGTGTTTTTTGACCGGGTGTGCGACGCGCTGAGTACGGCCAATGTGACCACCAACGACTACGAAAGCGGCTACCTGGCCACCAAACACCTGCTGGATGCCGGCTGCCGCCACATTGCGCACCTGCTGCTTTCGGGCAACCTTTCCATCGGGCGCATGCGCATGCAGGGCTACCAGGCCGCGTTGCAGGAAAACGGCCTGCCGTTCGATGAAACCCTGGTGCTGACCGGCTACGGGGATGACGAGCAGAACACGGAACTGATTACCAATCTGCTGCGTAGCCGCCCCGAAATAGACGGTATTTTTGCCTCCGTCGAGCGGCTGGCCATCAGCAGCTACCAGGCCTGCCACAACCTGGGGCGGGCCATTCCGGAGACTATCAAAATCATCGGCTTTTCCAACCTGGGCGTGGCTTCTTTGTTGGCCCCCGCTCTTACCACCATCACACAGCCGGCTTACGAAATAGGCAAGGAAGCCGCCCGGATTCTGCTGCGCGCCATTGAAAAGAAAAAACCCATTCTGCCCAGCCAAAGTCTGACCCTCAAGTCGGAGCTGTTTGCCCGCAAGTCTACCGCCCGCGAGTAA
- a CDS encoding T9SS type A sorting domain-containing protein → MKKNYLLTLGLLLATATASLAQGTELFFSEYDEGAHQSGVTYGGTTPSTGSERAIEVFNPTTNAVNLNPYSIRRYSNGATAVFQEEGLKRTSGANTLNTADAFVYACGEVTLPQILNVVDQLCAPYATAPAATNSVIVQGGAAYFSGNDAMALVRWTGANAGQGTPILVDIFGVIGQDPGTSWSAEDANKVLVTSANQSLIRRATVSAGTKVNPQPQGGTPTARTGYNISTEWESYSTAFPGGVQDPAAQSYSRLGEHNDYTGPYGSYAPLKTLAKFNAAISVFPNPASGQAFVEIKGAKVGSIVVMNSLGQSITAQPRGLSEETVKLDVSRLTPGLYFVQFVSQDGQLKVYKELMVK, encoded by the coding sequence ATGAAAAAGAATTACTTACTGACACTGGGCCTGTTGCTGGCCACTGCCACGGCTTCCCTGGCCCAGGGCACCGAGCTATTTTTCTCCGAATACGACGAGGGAGCTCACCAGAGCGGGGTTACCTACGGCGGCACCACGCCCTCTACCGGTAGCGAGCGGGCCATTGAAGTATTTAACCCGACTACCAACGCCGTAAATCTGAACCCGTATTCCATCCGCCGCTACTCCAACGGCGCTACTGCCGTGTTCCAGGAGGAAGGGCTGAAGCGTACTTCGGGAGCCAACACACTGAATACCGCCGATGCCTTCGTGTATGCCTGCGGTGAAGTTACCTTGCCCCAGATTCTGAACGTGGTAGACCAGCTGTGCGCGCCGTATGCCACGGCTCCGGCCGCTACCAACTCGGTGATTGTGCAAGGTGGTGCTGCCTACTTCAGCGGCAACGACGCTATGGCGCTCGTACGCTGGACGGGCGCTAACGCCGGCCAGGGCACGCCTATTCTGGTAGATATCTTCGGGGTGATTGGTCAGGATCCGGGCACTTCCTGGTCGGCAGAAGACGCGAACAAGGTGCTGGTTACCTCGGCCAACCAGTCGCTGATCCGTCGCGCTACGGTTTCGGCCGGTACCAAGGTAAATCCGCAGCCGCAGGGTGGTACGCCCACTGCCCGTACCGGCTACAACATTTCCACTGAGTGGGAATCGTATTCCACGGCCTTCCCCGGCGGTGTGCAGGACCCCGCTGCCCAGAGCTATTCCCGCCTGGGTGAGCACAACGACTACACCGGTCCATACGGCTCCTACGCCCCCCTGAAAACCCTGGCAAAGTTCAACGCCGCCATCAGCGTATTCCCGAACCCGGCCAGCGGTCAGGCTTTCGTGGAAATCAAAGGGGCTAAAGTGGGCTCTATCGTGGTGATGAACAGCCTGGGTCAGTCCATCACGGCCCAGCCGCGTGGCCTGAGTGAGGAAACCGTGAAACTGGACGTTTCGCGCCTCACGCCCGGCCTGTACTTCGTGCAGTTCGTTTCGCAGGATGGCCAGCTGAAAGTCTACAAAGAGCTAATGGTAAAGTAA